The genomic segment TAATTTGCAATGCCTGACCTGACAAGGGTTAAATATATGTTAATAAATTACTAACACGAGTAATTGCAACTAATTTTTTATGGACAAAGTGTTAGGTTTGTTTTGCCCTTACAAGCCATGTCCCAATAAATTTGGCTATTAAGCAGAAAAGGGTAGTTACTACATCATGTCTTTCATGATCATAACCTAATTCTTTGCTTTTCGAGAACTTATTCTGCATAATAAAGATGCTTTGTACTTCTAAACATAGTTTTCTAATTCCTTGCTTTCCcacaatttttataaatttagttTAGTATCAACTGCACATATAGCAGAggagttttttgagtttttagaattttttttttttggtaactagtTTTAGAATATTTCTAAACTAAAGTTAGAAATGTTCAAAAAGAGTTTCTTGTATTTgtgaggaaaaaaagaaatttaacgATGGAGTTAGAAATTCAAATAAGGTAATTCAAAAAAATGTTATGAGGTGTCATAATTGGGATTCAAATCTACAACTCGAAATACTATGAGTTACATTTACCAGTACATTAGGAAGTTTCCACtgcgttaattttttttagtatttttactTATATGCCCAGATAATTTTGATTTTCACTTAAACCCCTTCAAACCATGTGGTTGCACCCTGAAAGAAACAGATGCCACCCAAGTACTTAAAAAGAAGTTGGAGAAAGAATTTAAACTTTATGCACTGAACAATTAATTTGTTCGTcagataattaaattaaatttatgtAATAAACATTAACTAATAATTTTATAAGAATAATAATTACTCAcaataacaaattaaattaaatggatttaaaagaaaatcttgaCAATATAACTTAATTCCATAAAAAAGGTAAGCGTATATAAGACATCTCAAACTTTTAAAGAAACCTATATTtagagcatgtttggattggcttattttaagtattttcacGCCAAAAGAGTTTTTAagaataataatattaaaaagtgtgcttaaaacaaaataacaaaaataagctgAAAAGgacttttggcttataagtcataAGCTCAACCAAATAGGCTCTTAGGCctcgtttggacatggtttgaaaacATGGTTGcaaaccatgtttggacatgcaatttggatattttaagttgtattttctcttataaacataaaaaccccacaaattgtgaaaactatcaaaatattctcaattcttatacaatcttaccaaatgagcaagtcatagttcataacaaaattagtacattagtagaagacctttctaaaaaatacaacttcaattaatcaaactttagttcaataaaaacgaaaatttaacataaataataatgtaactactctttaatataatcctctcacataaattaaaggttggtagacataaataaaagttggtagaagttaatgagattggtaaatgattgatgagggtaattattaaaaatatctaccaacttataggtctatttttttacaaaatataaacttataggttaaattttatatttaaaaaaattaaaatcatggtttcaaatccTAAATCATgactttttggatgatttgaggtttgaaaccatgagtgAAATCTCATGTCCAAACTCTAATTTGGGATCATGGTTCGcatggccaaatgcctacttagTACTCCGTAGTAGTACTCACTCCTTTGTCCTAATTTAAAGTGATATTGTTCAAATTTCgaaattcaaactcatttttttgtttaaaattaaaatccataatatttttatatataactttaagatatataaaattttattttaaaaaatataaaaagtttaTTTCTGGATTTATtatcaaaattaaataaaattcaaatgaTATAAATTGGGAGTAATAATTACAGCCTAAACAGTAAATATACTGCTCATTATCTCCTACAGTAATCTTTTCTTCCCAAAAGAATGAACCAACCCCTCTTCTCTTGAGTGCTTCCTTTTACATGCTTTTGCaattaattaattcattaatGCCAACTCCTATCTATTCCCGTACTTCGCACTCTCCTTTTTCTCTACCTACAAAAACTTCTATTCAACAAGAGAAAACTCACATTCTTGATCCCACTTCTCACACAACTTGCTTGTCATTAAACCAAGTTTGGAGGTACCATTTTTAACCAGCTCCCTCTTTGTATATAGCTCTTTAATTTGTCTTTTCAAACACTCAAAAATCTCATCTTTTTCAAGAAAGTCCCTTGTTTTTTGCCTTCATTTCTCTGTTTGCCAGTTTCCAACTACTATTTGCTAAAAAATCTGATCTTTTTCAAGAAAGTCCCTTGTTTTTTGCtttcaattttctttgtttGCCAGTAAAGTTCATAGATGAAATCCCATTTCATGTTCTTGGTAATTCTGCAACTTGAGTTTTAATGGTATGATAAAGGggtttgatatttttattctcCTTTGAATTTGGTTTTATTTAATACTTTTCTAAGTCATAATGCTTGATCTAATGCTGTTTTGCTTTTGGGGTTTACGTGACAGATTTTGTGTCGACAAATCTACCACTTTGTTACAACTCTTTTTTACTTTATCTGTTTGCTCCACTATGTATAGTGCGAATATTCAAATTTGATCAGATTGTCTTTCCTTTATCTTTAGTTTACTTTTTCTACTTTGTTTATCCTGTGTAAAAGACCGAAAGTTTTGACATTTGGGTGAAAAAGCCTGGAACTTTTGACATTTCTTTGCAGTAACTTTTCCTTTTCAGGTTTTCCTTTCAAATCTTTCTTCTTTGtattattttagtatttattcTACAAATCTACATGTTAAAactttatttctcttttcccTCTTATAAGGTTTCTAAGATATACTAACAATATTGGAACTTAGATTCTGATAAAtctattttctttccttgttACCAAAGCTCTACTTTAGATTTTTGTGGATAAGTTTTGATTTGTGAACATGGTGACAGATTAAAGAATTTGAAGGGTAATACATCAAGGTTTGACAACTGTGGGTGCTACCTAGTTTCCtggttttgtgttttttttaatgttatgTTGACCAGAATATCCTGTTTTTCTGTCTTCttaacttcatttttttaaatgaagatTAAGGGTGCATGAAATCTCTCAAATTTGATTTGTATAATGAAGATTCCCATTGAATGACGAAAGCTTAAgacagtatatttatattatattcatcAATCACATGCAAATCTTTTAATCTATGTGTTTGTTAGTTAGTTTAGTTTCCATATTTGCAGCCATATCCATCTTGTTATGTAGTCTTAAATAAATTATGTACATTAATTAATCTCTTCTTGTGTTGTTATCAGTTCACTGTTCAGTGGGCAATATTTTGACCAAGAAGACTATATTAAGTAGAACCCTGGTTTGCTTTGTTGGATGCTTGTGAGTTCTACAGTTTTTTGCTTAGTTGACAATACAATCTGACCCGTGAACCTGGTGAGACCCAGCTTCATTGGGTGGAAGAACAAATCATTTCTTATGGATTAGATGGTTTCTTTGTTGGTTTGAGAAAATGGGGGGTTGTGTATCTACGAGCAGTCGAAGTACTTGTAGTAGTAGTAGGAGCAACGGAGAAAGAGTTTCCCCTGAATGTTTGGGGATAAGGATGTTTACTCGAAAGAGGATTAGAAAAACTTTTTCTGATCCTGTTACTACATTGCAACATTTGTCTTCAATACCTAATCGGATATTCAAAAATGGAAAGAGCCGGACTTCTTGCATATTCACTCAACAGGGACGTAAAGGCATAAACCAGGATGCCATGGTTGTCTGGGAAGTAAGTACCCCTCGCTTTTCTAGAACTACTATTGTGTTTTTGGACTGTGATAATTACGGGcactagccaaaatatacaaaatctatacattgattatgtatattatattgtatataACATGTATTctcatgtatattatatgtatatttggtgtatacgatatgtatattatatgtatatgtatatttgataTACAAAACCAATACATTTGCTCTCTACTATTCTTTTGAACAGTCCAAATATGTAATTACCCCTTACATTTATATATCTGTGCAGGATTTCATGGCTGAAGATGTGACCTTTTGTGGGGTATTTGATGGTCACGGTCCACATGGTCATCTTGTTGCTCGCAAAGTAAGGGATGCACTGCCCTTGAAGCTAGTGTCGTTTTTGCAATCATTTGACTCGAAGCGCAATGGTTCTACTGCGAATTGCTGCAGTGGTAATCCAAAATTGGATGTGGTGGATCCTGATAAGGATGGAGGGATGGAGGATAAAGTGGACTACTTGTGGAGAGAAGCTTTCCTTAAATCATACAAGGCTATGGATAAAGAACTAAGGTCCCATCCTAATTTAGATTGCTTTTGCAGTGGCAGCACTGCCGTTACTCTAGTGAAACAGGTAATAAGTTGCATTTGGTTATGATTGTTCTCATGCAATATCTTTCATTCTCATTTCTTCTAAGCTCGTCATTAATTTTTTGTCATTAGGGTTCAAATCTTTTTATGGGCTATATTGGTGATTCTCGGGCAATCATGGCATCAAAGGACAGTAATGATTCAATGGTAGCAGTTCAATTGACTGTTGATCTAAAGCCTGACTTACCCAGTATGTGTATATTATAGCCAATCTTTCATGTTATGTGATCTATTTCTGGATTCTCTTCGCTGATACAGTGTTTTGTGTTGCCAGAGGAAGCTGAGAGGATAAAACGATGTAAAGGTCGGGTTTTTGCATTGCAAGATGAGCCTGAGGTGCAGAGAGTGTGGCTGCCATTTGATGATGCCCCTGGTTTAGCAATGGCTCGGGCATTTGGGGATTTCTGCTTGAAGGAATATGGGGTTATTTCTGTTCCGGAATTTTCTCACCGTATTCTTACCGAAAAGGACAAGTTCATTGTCCTAGCTTCTGATGGGGTATGTATCCCCCTTGCAATCTTTGAATTATTTGCtagcttagttatcattttGTTGAAGTAGTTGAATCCAATACGATATAAAGCATGCCAAGTTATGTCATAAAATCTAAGACTTCTTAAACCACCTATTCTATTGACTAACTGCAGTAGTTGTATTTTGATGATTCTGACAACCTTTGTgatcttgcatttttttttttatttgttttaatttgggTGACATGTAATGATCTGGAGAAAAGAGGTAACTATGACAATTATTTTTAAGTTGATAatgcatttttctttttcatttactGAAAATACACAAATAAGTGGTAAGATGATTCAGCATATATGAACTAGCCTATTGAACTTCCACCATCAGCTAAGAATTCAGAGTTCAAGTTCTCAGCATCAGTGATAATTTTTACCTATGTAGCTAAGGTATTCAGTTGCcattctcataaatattatGGGTCAAACTGTCACTCATTTGTAAGTATGGTATAAAGGTATTATGTCACTGTTATGTTAGGTTGGCTGGTCAAAACCTTTCTCATATTGGCGGAAGAAAGGGGCACTTAGGTTTTCTCTGAATCTAGTAGATTTGACAGGTGTTCGCATCTGGTCTTTGGAGGAAAGGAGTTAGATTATTGTGAACTTAATGAGCCTGGAACCCTCATATGTAACATAGTCACTTCAGTACTTTGAAAAGGTATTAGCTCATCCTGGTACGGTAGGTGGGGATTTCTGGTTTTGGGGAAAGAACGAGGATATTGCTGGTCGTTAGAATCTGGTACATTCTGCACGAGGTCTTTCTTTTCAGCTGGTGCACAAAGCTGCCCGCATTAGCAGGGTTTTGGGGGTCCTTATGCGGTGCACTTAGCGTAACAGCTGATGTTTTAGTAGATATCTGACAGATGAAGAGTTTCGCCTGGATAAAGGAAACTCCTGTTGCTGACTTTGGCTGGAGGCAAGGAGTCTTGAACATGCATATCATATATTAAGAATCTTTAAACAAATCTTTGCAGTTCtcgtttctaaatatagaaagtatTGTATTCTAGTTGACCTTCTTCTGTAGGCTTTACTCTTCTTTAAAGTCCTTTAATTTACTAAAGGTCAGCTTGTCAATTTCTTTTACGGTCTTCTTTGAATTTCTGTgaactttcttccttttccacAAAATGGCTGTTTATGTTTCAATTTCACTTCTGGACTGCATATCCTGAAATAACCGGGCAATTATCTTTTCTGGTCATgatctacattttttttttttttttttttttttttgggctaagTAATAAGTTAAGTTTAAAGATATTTGCACTAAGCCAGTGCATCAGGCGTAATTGCAGAAAGTGCAAGTGCCCTATTGCGTCTAGCTATTTAAGATATCGTCTTTATTCTTTTATTGCTAATGGCATGACTATGCTAATTTCTTTTATACCCATCAATTCCAAATTTGATGGCAGTTGGTTAAAAACAGATTTTCCATTGGATAACTTGTTAGACataatatttaccaaaaataaataaattgaaacataaTAACCAATAGGAATTTTGAAATGGCTTTCCTAATTGTGGTAACTGGATGAAATGAGCTACACCAGTTGcatcaaatatgaaataagtCAATAACTATTAACTTAGATTGCAGTGTTGATTTGGAAAATATGAACAGGAATATCTGATAAGTAGAGTAGATAGAAGAAGATGATCCTTTCATTTTGGAACTCTATTCTTCTGCTTCCTTAGCTTGTCTTGTTTCAGTACTGAATTTTCTTACTCTTTAGTGGAAGAAAATCAGAATATAATTGGAAAATCTCCTCGGTGATTTTAGTTGGCAATTATAAGAATTATTCAAACTCAGTTTGTTTTTTCGTTCAAAGTTTTGCACTTAAGACTAGTAGACTACTATAAAGCCTTTCCCATCCTGGAAGAGATGTAATTTGCTTACGCCTTGGTCATTAATAACTTCATGCTGTTAGAAAATGCTACTCTAGTTTTCCCTTCAATTCTTGTCTGACAATGCTAATCTTTGGTGCTTTGTGTAAAATTGAATGCTCTTTCATGAAGTATGAACATAGTCAGAGATTATTTCATATCcaaagaagtgaagaactagGCTGATTCAATATCTGTTCCGTCATAGGAAATGTTGAACCAATTGACAAAGAATTCCTAGCAAAGGCTAGCTGTTAGAAAAATGCATCCCAGTACCGTACACTGCTAAGAATATATTTTTGAACTGAAGATTTATATGGATGCAGGTTTGGGACGTCTTGAGCAATGAGGAAGTGGTTGAGATAGTGTCGTCATCTCCTACACGAGCATCAGCTGCCAGAATCCTGGTGGACTCAGCTGCACGGGAATGGAAAACCAAATATCCAACATCAAAGATGGATGATTGTGCAGTCGTTTGCTTATTCTTGGATGGGAAAATGGACTCTGAATCCGACAATGAGGATCAATGTTTCTCTTCCGCTACACTTCAGAGCAACCATTCTGGTAACGCTGTGGAATCAGACGATGGACAGAATTCTGAGCCATCTCTGCAGAGAAACTTCACCGTCAGATCAGCTGAAGAGAATGATACCTACAAAAGAATCGTCGCAGAAGTAgaagcaaatcaagaaaatggggCAACTGAAGATCAGAACTGGTTAGGACTAGAAGGCGTCACTCGAGTAAACTCCCTCGTTCAGCTTCCAAGATTTTCTGAAGAGAGGCCAAGACCTTaaccttattattattaaattatatatttgttgtaATATAGATCCCTTCCTGAAAGTCTCGAGGATATATAATTTTGCTGCAGCATTGTCTCAAGGATATATAATTTTGCTGCAGCATTCgagtattgtttatgatatatttggggTTTGGTTTGTTCACTGCGTTAAAGTGACATTCATCCAACTGTAAAGTCTAATCTTCTTTAAGATACAGTAATTGTTTGTGTATTCTTTAACTTTTCAGTGTGcccgaaaaaaataaaaaaaaacagccCCACATAAATGACTTGTagtttctttcaaaaaaaaaaaaaagggggggctTCAGTCGCCAGCTTTCATTTCATGTTACTAACTTCCTTGACCTTCCGACATTAGGCAGTCATCAGCTCCCATACTTTGTGGATACCTGTATTTTTGGTACACAGTCGCACAGCTTGATCATTGCGACCGCCCTTAAAGTTACGGGATTATTTTATGGAGAGAGTTATCTTGCGTCCCTACGTATCCGGGCAAAAGAGCCTTGCATGTGGTGGGGTTAACAACTTTGGAACATCTTCATTTATTGACATGATTAATGCGACATGTTAGTTGTATAGGCTCTTTTTAGGGGGAAACGAATAAATTTAATCAAGAAATTGGAAATAATGTTACTTTTATCTTAAATTGACAAAACAGGCACAACATCATTTCCTATAATGATAGGTAATTATTTATCACACATCATTATCAAACACCTTTATCTTTTAACGTGTCAGGTACTCAATTCATGCAAATGACTAGACAGCAGTGCTCAATAACTCTCTCCAAATGATGTGTTAATTAGGAGTGACTTAATTATCCATTTGTCCCTTCTTAATACTATACTTGTCTCTAGAATAGTTCTTTAGGTAATCGTACTTTTAATATTAATCAACAGGCCCCATTTGAAATTAATTTCCATCTTAGCTTGTGCTGGGCCATAACACACGTCACAAGAAAACCCATCAAACGAACCTACTAGTGTTGACATTAAATTCTTACACCAAAACACgcaattttcggtttggttccACTTTTTGGCGTAGAAATTAGGTGTTAGATTTTTaggggaaaaggaaaatgagacaGAGTGCCCTGTGCCCAAGGAGGTCTAAAGATGTCCTTACAAAAAGTAGGACAACTTATATAAACAATTATAGTTTCTAGGCTTCTAACCAATCGCAATTACTATTTTCTAATTACATTTCATAGCTATGTTTTACTTGTTTTGCGTGTA from the Lycium ferocissimum isolate CSIRO_LF1 chromosome 11, AGI_CSIRO_Lferr_CH_V1, whole genome shotgun sequence genome contains:
- the LOC132037946 gene encoding probable protein phosphatase 2C 52; protein product: MGGCVSTSSRSTCSSSRSNGERVSPECLGIRMFTRKRIRKTFSDPVTTLQHLSSIPNRIFKNGKSRTSCIFTQQGRKGINQDAMVVWEDFMAEDVTFCGVFDGHGPHGHLVARKVRDALPLKLVSFLQSFDSKRNGSTANCCSGNPKLDVVDPDKDGGMEDKVDYLWREAFLKSYKAMDKELRSHPNLDCFCSGSTAVTLVKQGSNLFMGYIGDSRAIMASKDSNDSMVAVQLTVDLKPDLPKEAERIKRCKGRVFALQDEPEVQRVWLPFDDAPGLAMARAFGDFCLKEYGVISVPEFSHRILTEKDKFIVLASDGVWDVLSNEEVVEIVSSSPTRASAARILVDSAAREWKTKYPTSKMDDCAVVCLFLDGKMDSESDNEDQCFSSATLQSNHSGNAVESDDGQNSEPSLQRNFTVRSAEENDTYKRIVAEVEANQENGATEDQNWLGLEGVTRVNSLVQLPRFSEERPRP